One Arthrobacter sp. FW306-07-I genomic window carries:
- a CDS encoding tartrate dehydrogenase — translation MSRNFTIDSIPGDGIGVDVTDVAMECVDALAGLHGFTVTWRVRDWNSDLYVKTGRMMPVDGIEQLSSGDGIFLGAVGTPDVPDDVTLWGLLIPIRREFDQYINLRPMKLLPGVTGAMPGIEDLDIVVVRENVEGEYSQIGGRFGAGTEAEFAVQESVFTRAGISRAARYAAQAAAGRGGTLVSATKSNGIIHTMPFWDEVVASTVAQFPGVTVDKVLIDALAARLVMKPTSVRTIVASNLFGDILSDLVAGVAGSIGIAPSANLNPERRFPSMFEPVHGSAPDIAGKGIANPVGALWAAAMMLEHLGEVAAARSLTSAFESTLADGVATPDLGGSATTMEFAKEVRQRLQ, via the coding sequence ATGAGCCGCAACTTCACCATCGACTCAATTCCCGGCGACGGCATCGGCGTGGATGTCACCGACGTGGCCATGGAATGCGTGGACGCCCTGGCCGGGCTGCACGGCTTTACCGTTACCTGGCGGGTCCGGGACTGGAACAGCGACCTGTACGTCAAGACCGGCAGGATGATGCCGGTTGACGGTATTGAGCAGCTCAGCAGTGGCGACGGCATCTTCCTGGGCGCCGTGGGAACCCCTGACGTCCCGGACGACGTGACCCTGTGGGGACTGCTGATTCCCATCCGCCGCGAGTTCGACCAGTACATCAACCTGCGCCCCATGAAGCTGCTGCCCGGCGTCACCGGTGCGATGCCGGGCATCGAAGACCTGGACATTGTGGTGGTGCGGGAGAACGTTGAGGGCGAATACTCGCAGATCGGCGGGCGCTTTGGCGCCGGGACGGAGGCGGAGTTCGCCGTCCAGGAGAGTGTGTTTACCAGGGCCGGCATCAGCAGGGCGGCGCGCTATGCAGCCCAAGCAGCCGCCGGCCGTGGCGGAACGCTGGTCTCAGCCACCAAATCCAACGGCATCATCCACACCATGCCGTTCTGGGACGAAGTGGTCGCTTCCACGGTGGCCCAGTTCCCAGGCGTCACCGTGGACAAGGTGCTCATCGATGCGCTCGCTGCCCGGCTGGTCATGAAGCCCACCAGTGTCCGCACCATCGTGGCCTCGAATCTGTTCGGCGATATCCTGTCCGACCTTGTGGCCGGCGTCGCCGGCTCCATCGGCATCGCGCCGAGCGCCAACCTGAACCCTGAACGGCGCTTCCCGTCGATGTTCGAACCCGTTCACGGTTCTGCCCCGGACATCGCCGGCAAGGGCATCGCTAACCCGGTCGGTGCCCTTTGGGCTGCGGCCATGATGTTGGAGCACCTGGGGGAGGTGGCGGCAGCGCGGTCCCTGACAAGCGCTTTCGAATCCACGCTTGCGGACGGAGTGGCCACTCCGGACCTCGGCGGATCAGCCACCACCATGGAGTTCGCGAAGGAAGTGCGCCAGCGGCTGCAGTAG